A stretch of the Uranotaenia lowii strain MFRU-FL chromosome 3, ASM2978415v1, whole genome shotgun sequence genome encodes the following:
- the LOC129752548 gene encoding uncharacterized protein LOC129752548, translating into MSPSPGEPPDRTIPTWMDPQNLHGRLYYLTLKAADGHKLPQNPFLIGRSVEQKAGGKIDGAFFEKKHEWYVLKCRSKDQVKELAKLTCLTDGTPIIIGRHPSLNKRKCVVTCHEALEMEERVLLDELSPQKVIDVRRITKKTPTGIIGTSTLILTISSTVIPEFIHFGFLRVRTRLYYPLPLLCRNCLKYGHTKKNCTSPLSCSKCSSQNHNSEDCKNHPFCGNCEQEGHSPINRACPIWLAETAALKISTEKYIPIAAARKLIQQTNSKQPTFASIVKTTDDHQPKTKDNRKSQPSAEKQQTEEKNQQQQPTQQKRTNSQTANLKPASPPRKRITPQPSPSQSSDEADDRSNTKGSPSTRSREQLLLKTPIPSQRPLPSPYPFQPPPSLKKTPDPRPAKTLIKK; encoded by the coding sequence ATGAGTCCGTCGCCGGGTGAACCCCCCGATAGGACAATACCAACATGGATGGATCCACAGAACCTGCACGGACGATTATATTACTTGACCCTGAAAGCTGCAGATGGACATAAACTTCCACAAAACCCATTTTTGATTGGGCGATCCGTTGAGCAGAAAGCGGGAGGGAAAATTGACGGCGCGTTCTTCGAGAAAAAACATGAGTGGTATGTGCTGAAGTGTAGAAGTAAAGACCAGGTTAAAGAATTGGCAAAATTAACTTGTTTGACTGATGGCACTCCGATCATCATCGGACGCCATCCCAGTTTAAACAAACGCAAATGTGTTGTTACTTGCCACGAAGCCCTGGAAATGGAAGAAAGAGTGTTGTTGGATGAGTTGTCGCCCCAAAAAGTGATTGACGTGCGCAGAATAACCAAAAAAACGCCCACTGGAATAATTGGTACATCTACACTGATACTAACTATCAGTAGTACCGTCATTCCGGAATTCATTCACTTTGGATTTCTCCGAGTGCGAACTCGGCTGTACTACCCGTTGCCCCTATTGTGTAGGAACTGTTTGAAGTACGGACACACGAAAAAGAATTGCACCAGCCCTCTTTCATGCAGTAAGTGTAGCTCACAAAACCATAACAGCGAGGACTGCAAGAATCACCCATTCTGCGGAAATTGTGAACAAGAAGGCCATTCACCCATTAACCGAGCATGTCCAATCTGGCTAGCCGAAACAGCAGCACTCAAAATTAGCACCGAAAAGTACATCCCGATTGCAGCCGCCCGAAAACTGATCCAGCAAACCAACAGCAAACAACCAACATTCGCCAGCATTGTTAAGACGACGGACGATCACCAACCTAAAACAAAGGACAATAGAAAATCTCAACCATCAGCCGAGAAACAACAGaccgaagaaaaaaaccaacagcagcagccaacACAACAGAAACGGACAAATTCACAAACAGCAAATCTCAAACCAGCCTCACCTCCTCGGAAACGAATTACCCCGCAACCCTCACCATCTCAATCGTCGGATGAGGCAGACGATCGTAGTAATACAAAAGGATCCCCCAGTACCCGATCAAGGGAACAGTtgttattaaaaactccaattCCTTCCCAACGCCCCCTTCCTTCTCCTTACCCCTTCCAACCTCCCCCTAGTCTTAAGAAAACCCCTGACCCTCGGCCCGCtaaaactttgattaaaaagtaA